One region of Drosophila subobscura isolate 14011-0131.10 chromosome J, UCBerk_Dsub_1.0, whole genome shotgun sequence genomic DNA includes:
- the LOC117893322 gene encoding nuclear RNA export factor 2 — MDPRLHRYVLNFSDGSQPIQVDYPDTRVFRNCSSYGDRVPGLSWNEFCIHHQGQLEYLQDPKQVILEAIFDAIDGEELYPVAYERGRRVDKFLARACKPAIDKLFAQKLCLSISTGASIQISVQLGVAANSSKQISPPLLISQEVSRRMERLEVHNGVRGVLNLSNFGANPCFKSIVVSLANVATLRHVCSSIYHNDDSFSAVNGFIFADNQMKSVDPLKLFGDVEYGLLDLSGNKIASAVRLCRELKRIRAKELKLANNPITKSSKYPNSIKALQGNFSMVDGIPYDKLHTTYTPLNHDIDLESDGIRIDWTNKWKLADFEQSEDWHAFLVPDPMHLLTEQRLFRLFFITVNQMLTEIYPCYYKFDGKEHIFLARNCFEQIAYLVHSCNLEIKLPDAGPMVDRDVSVAPRTIPFYMRMNVSRFKLHHVDPQERITKCIQKCFVVQNRVLKMSHFQATEGLKGLWVHMGSTRILNNILSIISRLYMSNCSEIRLCNNSILRMDGARVLSRMGSLRALDLGHNWIHDLEDIKSLGDLPLKSLRLHGNPLCGKYSLPNDYIQAVLKIFPQLTTLDGVDLSSKPGQAPQKNFLCDIGAYELLGDVFLRNYLRDFEQAEERANRLMKYYTDDSIFTMTCNYVMGRSQSFKAQLFKRISKYTKHSRDIRKWSDYTKATNEFHVGVMEIIGVLMELPSVVHDFISLQTDVMHFNGKSAFIHVTGLLRDDSPSTHNQEELYLAFSRDFVLKIDDQGKGFGKESRRLKIVNDHLSIMNPSRNQVKSAFKVCPLPDNRLMTPASEDSIDAKNDKLIIFLELTGLTSPWCTRIVETAEWDFELATKLFIDMVEKKELPDSAFH, encoded by the exons ATGGATCCGCGCC TCCACAGATATGTGTTAAACTTTTCGGATGGGTCGCAGCCGATCCAGGTGGACTATCCCGACACCAGGGTGTTTAGGAACTGCTCAAGCTATGGCGATCGTGTGCCGGGCCTTAGCTGGAATGAGTTTTGCATTCATCATCAGGGACAACTGGAGTATTTGCAGGATCCAAAGCAAGTGATACTCGAAGCGATCTTCGATGCGATCGACGGCGAGGAGCTCTATCCGGTCGCCTATGAG CGTGGTCGTCGCGTCGACAAGTTTCTGGCGCGTGCCTGCAAGCCGGCGATTGACAAGCTATTTGCCCAGAAGCTCTGCCTAAGCATCTCAACCGGCGCCAGTATACAGATAAGCGTGCAGCTCGGTGTGGccgccaacagcagcaagcagattTCGCCACCGCTGCTAATTTCTCAGGAGGTTTCGCGCCGAATGGAGCGTCTGGAGGTGCACAACGGCGTGCGCGGAGTGTTGAACCTAAGCAACTTCGGGGCGAATCCCTGCTTCAAGAGCATCGTAGTTAGTCTGGCCAATGTGGCCACCCTGAGGCAcgtctgcagcagcatctatCACAACGATGACAGCTTTAGCGCGGTGAATGGCTTCATTTTCGCCGACAATCAAATGAAGAGCGTGGATCCGCTCAAGCTCTTTGGCGATGTCGAATATGGGCTCCTCGATCTCAGTGGAAATAAG ATTGCTTCTGCGGTTCGTCTGTGCCGCGAACTGAAGCGTATTCGTGCAAAGGAACTGAAGCTGGCCAACAACCCCATCACGAAGAGCTCCAAGTATCCCAACAGCATCAAAGCGCTGCAGGGGAACTTCAGTATGGTGGATGGCATTCCCTACGACAAGCTCCACACCACCTACACGCCCCTGAACCACGACATCGATCTGGAGTCGGATGGCATACGCATCGACTGGACCAATAAGTGGAAGCTGGCGGACTTTGAGCAAAGCGAGGACTGGCATGCCTTTCTG GTACCCGATCCCATGCACCTGTTGACTGAGCAACGACTTTTTAGATTATTCTTCATTACGGTCAATCAAATGCTGACAGAGATTTATCCCTGCTACTACAAG TTTGATGGGAAGGAGCACATTTTTCTGGCGCGCAATTGCTTCGAGCAGATTGCATATTTGGTGCACAGCTGCAATCTGGAGATAAAACTCCCCGATGCGGGGCCAATGGTTGATCGAGATGTGAGCGTGGCTCCTCGCACCATTCCGTTCTATATGCGCATGAATGTCAGTCGCTTTAAGCTGCATCACGTGGATCCCCAGGAGAGGATCACCAAGTGCATACAGAAGTGTTTTGTGGTCCAGAATCGTGTGCTCAAGATGTCGCACTTTCAGGCAACCGAAGGCCTCAAGGGCCTGTGGGTCCACATGGGCTCGACGAGAATTCTAAACAACATCCTCTCGATTATCTCGCGTCTGTACATGTCCAACTGCTCGGAGATTCGGctgtgcaacaacagcattcTCCGCATGGACGGTGCGCGCGTCCTCTCGCGAATGGGCAGCCTGAGGGCGCTGGACCTGGGCCACAATTGGATACACGACTTGGAGGACATCAAGTCGCTGGGCGATCTGCCGCTGAAGTCGCTGCGTCTCCATGGCAATCCGCTGTGCGGAAAGTACAGCCTCCCCAATGACTATATCCAGGCAGTGCTGAAAATCTTTCCCCAACTGACGACTCTGGATGGGGTGGATCTGAGCAGCAAGCCGGGCCAGGCGCCGCAGAAGAACTTCCTCTGCGACATTGGCGCCTACGAGCTGCTGGGCGACGTATTCCTCCGCAACTATCTGCGCGACTTCGAGCAGGCGGAAGAGCGAGCCAATCGACTGATGAAATATTACACGGACGACTCAATCTTCACGATGACCTGCAACTATGTGATGGGGCGCTCGCAATCGTTCAAGGCGCAGCTCTTCAAGCGCATCTCCAAGTACACGAAGCACTCGCGGGACATCAGGAAGTGGTCGGACTACACCAAGGCCACAAACGAATTCCATGTGGGTGTGATGGAAATCATTGGCGTGCTCATGGAGCTGCCGAGTGTCGTCCACGACTTTATCTCCCTCCAGACGGACGTGATGCACTTCAATGGCAAGTCGGCGTTTATTCATGTCACTGGGCTGTTGCGCGACGACTCTCCGAGCACCCACAACCAGGAGGAGCTCTATTTGGCCTTTAGCAGGGACTTTGTACTCAAGATCGATGATCAGGGAAAG GGCTTTGGCAAGGAGTCGCGCCGCTTGAAGATCGTCAATGACCACTTGAGCATCATGAATCCCTCGAGGAACCAGGTGAAGAGCGCGTTCAAGGTGTGCCCACTGCCAGATAATCGTCTGATGACACCAGCATCCGAGGACTCAATAGACGCCAAGAACGACAAGCTCATCATTTTCCTCGAGCTGACCGGCCTAACATCTCCATGGTGCACAAGGATCGTGGAGACTGCCGAGTGGGATTTCGAACTGGCCACCAAATTGTTTATTGACAtggtggaaaaaaaagagcttcCCGACTCGGCCTTCCACTAG
- the LOC117893324 gene encoding LOW QUALITY PROTEIN: endothelial differentiation-related factor 1 homolog (The sequence of the model RefSeq protein was modified relative to this genomic sequence to represent the inferred CDS: substituted 1 base at 1 genomic stop codon) codes for MSDWDSVTVLRKKAPKSSTLKTESAVNQARRQGVAVDTQQKYGAGTNKQHVTTKNTAKLDRETEELRHDKIPLDVGKIIQQGRQNKGLSQKDLATKICEKQQVITDYEAGRGIPNNLILGKMERVLGIKLRGKERGQPIAPPGKKXDDAAASSACGAPPSNTSTRNNANARQQQQSQQHQQQQLQHQQHQEPGWSTVSRRRK; via the exons ATGTCAGACTGGGATTCTGTTACAGTTCTGCGGAAGAAGGCTCCAAAATCGTCTACCCTGAAAACTGAGTCGGCGGTCAATCAGGCTCGCCGCCAAGGTGTTGCCGTGGACACCCAACAAAAAT ATGGTGCTGGCACCAACAAGCAGCATGTGACCACCAAGAACACTGCCAAGCTAGACCGCGAGACTGAAGAATTGCGCCACGACAAGATACCGCTTGATGTGGGCAAGATCATTCAACAGGGACGTCAGAACAAGGGTCTCAGCCAGAAGGACTTGGCCACT AAAATTTGTGAGAAGCAGCAGGTTATAACTGACTACGAGGCCGGACGCGGCATTCCTAACAACTTGATACTCGGAAAAATGGAGCGGGTGCTTGGCATCAAGCTGCGCGGCAAGGAGCGTGGCCAACCAATAGCGCCTCCCGGTAAAAAGTGAGACGACGCTGCAGCGTCCTCTGCTTGTGGCGCTCCACCATCGAACACCTCAACACGCAACAATGCCAAcgccagacagcagcagcagtcgcagcaacaccaacagcagcagctgcagcaccagcaacaccagGAGCCTGGCTGGAGCACCGTGAGCAGAAGACGCAAATGA